In the genome of Nocardia terpenica, one region contains:
- a CDS encoding DUF885 domain-containing protein encodes MSTFVERAGRIVDAILRTDPDAGALVGDHRADGQLPDWSATAVGERVAMLREASHALAEVDDEALPAEDRVDHALLQQYVDAALFELTELREHEWNPLRHNPGSLLYTLIARPFAPPEQRLEALTARLTALPDALATARGTLTDCPRIHVETAIGQFGGLAALIREQVPALAAQVPGANPEPVLAAAVSAVDDFAGWLRKRLDHSTRDPRLGRRMWEARLWHTLDTELSPAQILDGAQRRVDHLLDQMRCAAGELLGVARPDDDTVRAALDHLAADHPTNDTIVALAATALDEARAFVAEHDLVTPVGDMLVLQEMPEFARGISVAYCDPVGPLETADIPTFYAIAPAPADWSPARVASFYREYNSHMVRNLTVHEAIPGHYLQLAHARRFRGSTPVRGLCWSGPFVEGWACYTEELMSEHGFGGLPVRMQRLKSHLRGAVNALLDQGVHCDGLTEAEAMDLMVRRGFQEEGEAAGKWRRAQLSSAQLSTYFVGYSEVSAIAAARPAGTSPRAWHDAMIGHGSPSPRHLRALLELPGN; translated from the coding sequence CGCTGGTGGGCGATCATCGGGCCGACGGACAGCTGCCGGACTGGTCCGCGACCGCGGTGGGGGAGCGGGTCGCCATGCTCCGGGAGGCGTCGCACGCGCTGGCCGAGGTCGACGACGAGGCGCTGCCCGCCGAGGACCGGGTGGACCACGCGCTGCTGCAGCAGTATGTGGACGCGGCGCTGTTCGAGCTCACCGAGCTGCGCGAGCACGAGTGGAACCCGTTGCGGCACAACCCCGGAAGCCTGCTGTACACGCTGATCGCGCGCCCGTTCGCGCCGCCCGAGCAGCGACTCGAGGCGCTCACCGCGCGCCTGACGGCGCTGCCCGACGCGTTGGCCACCGCCCGCGGGACACTGACCGACTGCCCGCGCATCCACGTCGAGACCGCCATCGGCCAGTTCGGCGGCCTCGCCGCGCTCATTCGCGAGCAGGTGCCCGCCCTCGCCGCGCAGGTCCCGGGCGCGAACCCGGAACCGGTGCTCGCGGCGGCGGTTTCGGCGGTCGACGACTTCGCGGGCTGGCTGCGCAAGCGACTCGACCACTCCACCCGCGACCCCCGGCTGGGCAGGAGAATGTGGGAGGCCAGGCTGTGGCACACCCTGGACACCGAGCTGAGCCCCGCGCAGATCCTCGACGGCGCCCAGCGGCGCGTGGATCACCTGCTCGACCAGATGCGCTGCGCCGCAGGCGAACTCCTGGGCGTCGCCCGGCCCGACGACGACACCGTGCGGGCCGCGCTGGACCACCTGGCCGCCGACCACCCCACCAACGACACCATCGTCGCCCTCGCCGCCACCGCCCTCGACGAGGCCCGCGCCTTCGTCGCCGAGCACGACCTCGTGACGCCGGTGGGCGACATGCTGGTCCTGCAGGAGATGCCGGAGTTCGCCCGCGGCATCTCGGTCGCCTACTGCGACCCCGTCGGACCGCTCGAGACCGCGGACATACCCACCTTCTACGCCATCGCCCCCGCGCCCGCCGACTGGTCACCGGCCCGGGTGGCGTCGTTCTATCGCGAATACAACAGCCACATGGTCCGCAACCTCACCGTGCACGAGGCGATACCCGGCCACTACCTGCAGCTGGCGCACGCGCGCCGGTTCCGCGGCTCGACGCCGGTGCGCGGGCTGTGCTGGAGCGGGCCGTTCGTCGAGGGCTGGGCATGCTACACCGAGGAACTCATGTCCGAGCACGGCTTCGGCGGCCTGCCGGTGCGCATGCAGCGGCTCAAGTCGCATTTGCGCGGGGCCGTCAATGCCCTTCTCGACCAGGGCGTGCACTGCGACGGCCTGACCGAGGCCGAGGCCATGGACCTCATGGTGCGGCGCGGCTTCCAGGAGGAGGGCGAGGCCGCGGGCAAGTGGCGGCGCGCGCAGCTGTCCTCGGCCCAGCTGTCGACGTACTTCGTCGGCTACAGCGAGGTCTCGGCCATCGCCGCCGCCCGGCCCGCCGGCACCTCGCCGCGCGCCTGGCACGACGCGATGATCGGGCACGGATCGCCGTCGCCGCGCCATCTGCGGGCGCTGCTGGAATTGCCCGGGAATTGA
- a CDS encoding transglycosylase SLT domain-containing protein: MPHRISRGFATVGICCAAAVVIAAFPVATASADVVDSAVTSVDDDSDAVSSAVVPDLIGLGAGLVWPLLRLPPKIAARIIVPPDQYDSFDNIITRESGWNTFAINPASGAYGLGQALPPQKMATHGPDWPVNPVTQIRWAYDYMNQRYGSPNGAWAFWQAHGWY; encoded by the coding sequence ATGCCGCATCGAATCTCACGGGGATTCGCAACGGTCGGGATCTGCTGTGCCGCCGCCGTGGTTATTGCCGCGTTCCCCGTCGCCACCGCCTCGGCCGATGTCGTCGACAGCGCCGTGACCAGCGTGGATGACGACAGCGACGCGGTCTCCTCGGCGGTGGTGCCGGATCTGATCGGCCTGGGCGCCGGATTGGTCTGGCCTTTGCTGCGGCTGCCTCCGAAAATTGCGGCGCGCATCATCGTGCCGCCGGATCAGTACGATTCCTTCGACAACATCATCACCCGCGAAAGCGGCTGGAACACGTTTGCGATCAACCCCGCCTCCGGTGCGTACGGACTCGGCCAGGCGCTGCCGCCGCAGAAAATGGCCACGCACGGACCGGACTGGCCGGTCAATCCGGTCACCCAGATCCGGTGGGCCTACGACTACATGAACCAGCGCTACGGCAGCCCGAACGGGGCCTGGGCTTTCTGGCAGGCGCACGGCTGGTACTGA
- a CDS encoding DUF475 domain-containing protein, whose product MFVRVFALSFIVAVAALLVALIYGGPQALVLAAILGVLEVSLSFDNAVVNASVLQRMSRFWQRMFLTVGVLIAVFGMRLLFPLIVVAIGAHLDPLRALDLALHPPAGGAPFFADGRPSYETLLGDANPKIATFGGMFLLLLFLNFVCGEREVSWLSWLERPLARLGRFNMFTVVVSLIVLVLVAGIVAPNDKADVVMVAGALGMATYFLVDGLGAHFEHSEESDASDRRGPSRVAVVTGRAAFFGFLYLEVLDASFSFDGVIGSFAITADPIIIALGLGLIGAMFVRSITVYLVRKGTLSEYIYLEHGAHWAIGALAVVLLYSTGHHIDEIATGLIGVTIIAAAYLSSVIYNRRHRSDDGDTAAERNLLSEAETREVAAS is encoded by the coding sequence ATGTTCGTGCGCGTGTTCGCCCTGTCGTTCATCGTCGCGGTGGCGGCGCTGCTGGTAGCGCTGATCTACGGCGGCCCACAGGCGCTCGTGCTGGCCGCGATCCTCGGCGTCCTCGAGGTGTCGCTGTCGTTCGACAACGCCGTGGTCAATGCCAGTGTGCTGCAACGAATGAGCCGGTTCTGGCAGCGGATGTTCCTCACCGTCGGCGTGCTGATCGCGGTGTTCGGCATGCGGCTGCTGTTCCCGCTGATCGTCGTCGCCATCGGCGCGCACCTGGACCCGCTGCGCGCCCTGGACCTGGCGCTGCACCCGCCCGCGGGCGGGGCGCCGTTCTTCGCCGACGGGCGGCCCAGCTACGAAACCCTGCTGGGCGACGCCAATCCCAAGATCGCCACCTTCGGCGGCATGTTCCTGCTGCTGCTGTTCCTGAACTTCGTGTGCGGCGAGCGCGAGGTGAGCTGGCTGTCGTGGCTGGAGCGGCCGCTGGCCCGGCTGGGCCGGTTCAACATGTTCACCGTCGTGGTGTCGCTCATCGTGCTGGTGCTGGTCGCGGGCATCGTCGCGCCGAACGACAAGGCCGACGTGGTGATGGTCGCCGGGGCGCTGGGCATGGCCACCTACTTCCTGGTCGACGGGCTCGGCGCGCACTTCGAACACTCCGAGGAGTCCGACGCGTCCGACCGGCGCGGGCCCTCCCGGGTCGCGGTCGTGACCGGTCGGGCCGCGTTCTTCGGCTTCCTCTATCTCGAGGTGCTGGACGCCTCGTTCTCCTTCGACGGCGTCATCGGGTCGTTCGCGATCACCGCGGACCCGATCATCATCGCGCTGGGGCTGGGTCTCATCGGCGCGATGTTCGTCCGCTCCATCACCGTCTACCTGGTCCGCAAGGGCACGCTGTCGGAGTACATCTATCTCGAGCACGGCGCGCACTGGGCGATCGGCGCGCTCGCGGTCGTGCTGCTCTACTCCACCGGTCACCACATCGACGAGATCGCCACGGGCCTGATCGGCGTCACCATCATCGCCGCCGCCTACCTCAGCAGCGTGATCTACAACCGGCGGCACCGATCCGACGACGGTGACACCGCGGCGGAGCGCAACCTACTGAGCGAGGCCGAGACCCGCGAGGTCGCCGCAAGCTGA
- the phoA gene encoding alkaline phosphatase — protein MPVVSSNSVSRRRRVVAAAGVAAVLAGVVTACGSDSGRQSVGEPISPGARGTLTDNGGARRLTGDRSAALRASIDSGRARNVILLIGDGMGDSEITVARNVAEGAGGFFRGIDALPLTGSYTHYSLDKATGKPDYVTDSAASGSAWATGTKTYNGAIGVNLAGAPQANLLEIAKANGKATGNVTTAEIQDATPAVLAAHVTDRKCYGPEETSVKCPANALERGGLGSISEQLLNTRADVTLGGGAKSFEQRATAGQYQGKTLREQAQSRGYTLVSDRAGLDAVAKADQDTPLLGLFAPGNMPVRWTGDKAVRDGIARPAQTCRDNPERKVDTQPDLATMTRKAIDLLKGRGDGFFLQVEGASIDKQDHAADPCGQIGETVDLDAAVQSALEFAKADGNTLVIVTADHAHSSQIVPLDTKSAALTSRIVTKDGAEMGVSYGTAEEGGSQEHTGTQLRVAAYGPRAANVVGLSDQTDLFFTMSDALGLDRGKKAVAGK, from the coding sequence ATGCCGGTCGTCTCGTCCAATTCCGTGTCTCGTCGGCGTCGCGTGGTCGCGGCCGCCGGGGTGGCGGCCGTGCTCGCCGGTGTGGTGACCGCCTGCGGGTCCGATTCCGGCAGGCAGTCGGTCGGCGAGCCGATCAGCCCCGGTGCGCGGGGAACGCTGACCGACAACGGCGGAGCGCGCCGGCTCACCGGCGATCGCAGCGCGGCGCTGCGGGCGTCGATCGACTCCGGGCGGGCCCGCAATGTCATCCTGCTGATCGGCGACGGCATGGGCGATTCGGAGATCACGGTGGCGCGCAATGTCGCCGAGGGCGCGGGCGGCTTTTTCCGGGGCATCGACGCGCTGCCGCTGACCGGCTCCTACACCCACTACTCGCTGGACAAGGCCACCGGGAAGCCGGACTACGTCACCGACTCCGCGGCCAGCGGCTCGGCCTGGGCGACCGGCACCAAGACCTACAACGGCGCGATCGGGGTGAACCTCGCCGGTGCGCCGCAGGCCAATCTGCTCGAGATCGCCAAGGCGAACGGCAAGGCCACCGGCAATGTGACCACCGCCGAGATCCAGGACGCCACCCCGGCCGTGCTCGCCGCGCACGTCACCGACCGCAAATGCTATGGGCCCGAGGAGACCTCGGTGAAGTGCCCGGCCAACGCGCTCGAACGCGGCGGCCTCGGCTCGATCAGCGAGCAGCTGCTGAACACCCGCGCCGATGTGACGCTCGGCGGCGGCGCGAAGAGCTTCGAGCAGCGCGCGACCGCCGGGCAGTATCAGGGCAAGACGCTGCGCGAGCAGGCGCAGTCGCGCGGATACACGCTCGTGTCCGATCGCGCCGGGCTGGACGCGGTGGCCAAGGCCGACCAGGACACGCCGCTGCTCGGCCTGTTCGCGCCGGGCAATATGCCGGTCCGCTGGACCGGTGACAAGGCGGTGCGCGACGGCATCGCCCGCCCCGCCCAGACCTGCCGGGACAATCCGGAGCGCAAGGTCGACACCCAGCCCGACCTGGCGACCATGACCCGCAAGGCCATCGATCTGCTGAAGGGCCGCGGGGACGGCTTCTTCCTCCAGGTGGAGGGCGCCTCGATCGATAAGCAGGACCACGCCGCCGATCCGTGCGGGCAGATCGGCGAGACCGTCGACCTGGACGCCGCGGTGCAGTCCGCGCTGGAGTTCGCCAAGGCGGACGGCAACACCCTCGTCATCGTGACCGCGGACCACGCGCACAGCAGCCAGATCGTGCCGCTGGACACCAAGTCGGCCGCCCTCACCAGCCGGATCGTCACCAAGGACGGCGCGGAGATGGGAGTGTCCTACGGCACCGCCGAGGAGGGCGGCTCGCAGGAGCACACGGGCACCCAGCTGCGCGTCGCGGCCTACGGGCCGCGGGCGGCCAATGTGGTCGGGCTGAGCGACCAGACGGATCTGTTCTTCACCATGTCGGATGCGCTGGGGCTGGATCGGGGGAAGAAGGCTGTGGCGGGGAAGTAG
- a CDS encoding TetR/AcrR family transcriptional regulator codes for MSEQPARGRGRPRDPAVERAILRATLDRLAADGYSRMSVADIARDAGVTKPTVYRRWPSKRELVSAALDFSLATDAPGGAGPDPAGPAGIDGLRTALRRLDPTASSSRPLRLLGSILAEEAHNPELVAVVRERAIGPRLARFADALRALQHRGDIRADLDIDTVCTLCYGSYLADYLRSGEVSPDLADRVATTLWPSLTS; via the coding sequence GTGAGTGAACAGCCCGCGCGGGGGCGGGGCCGCCCCCGGGACCCCGCCGTGGAGCGGGCCATCCTGCGGGCGACCCTGGATCGGCTCGCCGCCGACGGCTACTCCCGGATGAGCGTCGCCGACATCGCCCGCGACGCCGGGGTCACCAAACCCACCGTCTACCGCCGCTGGCCGAGCAAGCGCGAACTGGTCAGCGCCGCACTGGATTTCAGCCTCGCCACGGACGCACCCGGCGGCGCGGGCCCCGACCCGGCGGGCCCGGCCGGGATCGACGGCCTGCGGACGGCGCTGCGCCGGCTCGATCCCACGGCGTCCAGCAGCCGCCCACTGCGCCTGCTGGGCTCGATCCTCGCCGAGGAGGCCCACAATCCGGAGCTGGTCGCCGTGGTGCGCGAGCGCGCCATCGGCCCGCGCCTGGCCCGATTCGCCGACGCGCTGCGCGCCTTGCAACACCGTGGCGACATCCGCGCCGACCTCGACATCGACACCGTCTGCACCCTCTGCTACGGCTCATACCTGGCCGACTACCTCCGCTCCGGCGAGGTCTCCCCCGACCTCGCCGACCGCGTCGCCACCACCCTCTGGCCGAGCTTGACCAGTTGA
- a CDS encoding CPBP family intramembrane glutamic endopeptidase, translating into MLFLLYLVVAESYFEIHSVRKFTQEFGGRSDARIRLYQGGVARTWLALAAVFVAFAASGTSLTKLGLGGFDTAVFRHFTPVEKVVALAIAVVYVGYLLIPAVVPLTGRAGREFIARKIEYVVFITPANRSERFWWIMNSLSTPAEEIVYRGFTIYAVDLLFPNLPFWVLIILAAGVVDGLRHAFRPMVSLQVIFGGVALALLYQMTGSLWLTIAVKLFHDFRVLAFPLDLARRNLAEKGLSEIPGKTSEPTPAAVGDVPTANGSAGSSVTTR; encoded by the coding sequence GTGTTGTTCCTGTTGTATCTCGTTGTCGCGGAGTCGTACTTCGAGATACATTCCGTCCGTAAATTCACCCAGGAATTCGGTGGGCGCTCCGATGCGCGCATCCGGCTGTACCAGGGTGGCGTGGCTCGCACCTGGCTGGCCCTGGCCGCCGTTTTCGTCGCCTTCGCGGCGAGCGGGACCTCGTTGACGAAGCTCGGTCTGGGGGGATTCGATACCGCGGTTTTCCGGCACTTCACGCCCGTCGAGAAGGTCGTCGCGCTGGCGATCGCCGTCGTGTACGTGGGTTATCTGCTGATCCCCGCTGTGGTGCCGCTCACCGGGCGCGCCGGGCGCGAGTTCATCGCCCGCAAGATCGAGTACGTCGTGTTCATCACGCCCGCTAATCGGTCCGAGCGGTTCTGGTGGATCATGAATTCGCTGAGCACCCCCGCCGAGGAGATCGTCTATCGCGGATTCACGATCTACGCGGTCGACCTGCTGTTCCCGAATTTGCCGTTCTGGGTGCTGATCATCCTCGCCGCCGGTGTCGTCGACGGTCTGCGGCACGCATTCCGCCCGATGGTCTCATTGCAGGTGATATTCGGTGGTGTCGCCCTGGCGCTGCTCTATCAGATGACCGGCTCGCTGTGGCTGACGATTGCGGTAAAGCTGTTCCACGACTTCCGGGTGCTGGCATTTCCGCTCGATCTGGCGCGGCGGAATCTGGCCGAGAAAGGTCTTTCGGAAATCCCCGGGAAAACGTCCGAACCCACCCCTGCTGCGGTCGGCGATGTCCCGACTGCCAACGGCTCGGCCGGGAGCTCGGTTACCACGCGGTGA
- a CDS encoding type I polyketide synthase has protein sequence MSTEVARHSADEISSFIVATLGELLDTVPEEIALTEPFASFGLTSALAVILVGRVSTWLGRTLPPDLPWEFPTVQEMAEGLAGGPHADAADAAEPVAQRPRGAQEPIAVIGIGCAVGDRRGPEQLWETLWQGTELVGEMPEHRRGGAQPRPRFGSFLPDPYAFDAKYFGISAEEAAYMDPQHRLLAETVADALADAGLPAERLAGTPTGTFVGISAGENARSLGEGTSIAAVTGNAGSIAANRLSYLYDLRGPSISVDTACSSSLVAVHLALRSLNDGDCELALVGGVNLTLEPSVTDSLAEAGMLAPDGRCKTFDERADGYVRGEGCAAVVLKPLAQAERDGDRVYAVLLGSAVNQDGRTNGLTAPNYRSQVEVLRRAYRRAGVRPGDVQYIESHGTGTALGDAVEARALGTVLGEDRGGDRALVGSVKTVVGHLEAAAGLMGLVKTALALHHGQVPGNLNFERPSSHIAFDDLPFTVAAENTAWPDRTGPALAGVSSFGFGGTNAHAVLTAATPAPAAAVPASAEKPRLFGISGRSEQATLAQVDDWLALLDGANPLDLAALSHASTARGSHHPYRVAVVATRPEDLRQRLAAVSGGSLPLGAAAGRVPRGGAGRIGFLFSGQGNQWLGMGRTLIRRQPVFRDALRAVDRELRPLLGWSPFAIIDRGRDAEALADTATAQPLIFALQIALTELWRSWGVVPGAVAGHSVGEVAAAHVAGVLDLPTAARIIAARAATTATLRGNGSMAVVNLPADELEPLLPHHVWIAGHNAPRWTLVSGVADGVEALVARLEADGVLTRRLPGEYAFHSPLMRECLDRFAAEMPAVAAAEARIPFYSTVTGDRVDGVALGTDYWPDQVLRPVAFAEATGAMVDAGVATFVELGPHPVLGGMVKSVLRHRDRSGIAVPSLARDLDDLEVLLSSVAELHVRGHEIDWTALDSGHKPVVRLPLYPFERTSYRLVAGEPRIEQAAVAQRHTGLFDDDADFVAPRTEYEQFVAEMWAELLGLERIGVFENFFRIGGHSLLATRFVRRVRELFDIEFPLRLVFEEPTVARVATALEELLVEQADALLENEHELTS, from the coding sequence ATGTCTACAGAGGTAGCTCGTCACTCCGCTGACGAGATCAGTTCCTTCATCGTTGCGACCCTCGGAGAATTGCTGGACACGGTACCGGAGGAGATCGCGCTCACCGAGCCGTTCGCGAGCTTCGGGCTCACCTCCGCGCTCGCCGTGATCCTGGTGGGCCGGGTCTCGACCTGGCTGGGCCGGACGCTGCCGCCCGATCTGCCCTGGGAGTTCCCCACCGTCCAGGAGATGGCCGAGGGGCTGGCGGGCGGCCCGCACGCCGACGCGGCGGACGCGGCCGAACCGGTCGCGCAGCGGCCGCGCGGCGCGCAGGAGCCGATCGCCGTCATCGGCATCGGCTGCGCGGTGGGCGACCGCCGCGGACCCGAGCAGCTGTGGGAAACCCTGTGGCAGGGCACGGAATTGGTGGGCGAGATGCCCGAGCACCGGCGCGGCGGCGCGCAACCGCGGCCGCGGTTCGGCTCCTTCCTGCCTGATCCGTATGCCTTCGACGCCAAATACTTCGGCATCTCCGCCGAAGAGGCGGCGTACATGGATCCGCAGCATCGGCTGCTGGCCGAGACCGTGGCCGACGCCCTGGCCGACGCCGGGCTGCCCGCGGAGCGGCTGGCGGGCACGCCGACCGGCACGTTCGTCGGCATCAGCGCCGGTGAGAACGCGCGCAGCCTGGGCGAGGGCACCTCGATCGCGGCGGTCACCGGCAATGCGGGCAGCATTGCGGCAAACCGGCTCTCGTACCTGTACGACCTGCGCGGGCCCAGCATCAGCGTGGACACCGCCTGCTCGTCGTCGCTGGTCGCCGTGCATCTGGCGCTGCGCAGCCTGAACGACGGCGACTGCGAGCTGGCCCTGGTCGGCGGGGTGAACCTGACCCTGGAGCCGAGCGTCACCGACTCGCTGGCCGAGGCCGGGATGCTCGCGCCCGACGGCCGCTGCAAGACCTTCGACGAGCGCGCCGACGGCTATGTCCGCGGCGAGGGCTGCGCGGCGGTCGTGCTCAAGCCGCTGGCGCAGGCCGAACGCGACGGCGATCGGGTCTACGCCGTGCTGCTGGGCAGCGCCGTCAATCAGGACGGCCGCACCAACGGGCTCACCGCGCCCAACTATCGCTCCCAGGTCGAGGTGCTGCGGCGCGCCTACCGGCGGGCCGGGGTGCGCCCGGGCGACGTGCAGTACATCGAATCGCACGGCACCGGAACCGCTCTCGGCGACGCCGTGGAGGCGCGCGCCCTGGGGACCGTGCTCGGCGAGGACCGGGGCGGCGACCGGGCGCTGGTGGGCTCGGTCAAGACCGTGGTCGGCCACCTCGAGGCCGCCGCCGGACTGATGGGCTTGGTCAAGACCGCGCTGGCGCTGCACCACGGGCAAGTTCCCGGCAACCTCAATTTCGAGCGGCCCAGCAGCCACATCGCCTTCGACGATCTGCCGTTCACCGTCGCCGCCGAGAACACCGCGTGGCCGGATCGGACGGGTCCGGCGCTGGCCGGGGTGAGCTCGTTCGGCTTCGGCGGCACGAACGCGCACGCCGTGCTGACCGCCGCGACGCCCGCCCCGGCCGCCGCCGTGCCCGCGTCCGCCGAGAAGCCCCGGCTGTTCGGCATTTCCGGGCGCAGCGAGCAGGCGACGCTGGCGCAGGTCGACGACTGGCTCGCGCTGCTGGACGGTGCGAACCCGCTGGACCTGGCCGCCCTGTCGCACGCCTCCACCGCGCGCGGGAGTCATCATCCGTACCGGGTCGCCGTGGTCGCCACGCGGCCGGAGGACCTGCGGCAGCGGCTCGCGGCCGTCTCCGGCGGCTCGCTGCCGCTGGGGGCCGCCGCGGGCCGGGTGCCGCGCGGCGGTGCGGGCCGGATCGGGTTCCTGTTCAGCGGTCAGGGCAATCAGTGGCTCGGCATGGGCCGCACCCTGATTCGGCGGCAGCCGGTGTTCCGGGACGCGCTGCGCGCGGTCGACCGCGAGCTGCGGCCGCTGCTCGGCTGGTCGCCGTTCGCGATCATCGACCGGGGCCGCGACGCCGAGGCGCTCGCCGACACCGCGACCGCGCAGCCGCTGATCTTCGCGCTGCAGATCGCGCTGACCGAGCTGTGGCGGTCGTGGGGCGTCGTCCCGGGCGCCGTCGCCGGGCACAGCGTCGGCGAGGTCGCGGCCGCGCACGTGGCCGGGGTGCTCGACCTGCCGACCGCGGCGCGCATCATCGCCGCCCGGGCCGCGACCACCGCCACCCTGCGCGGCAACGGCAGCATGGCCGTGGTCAACCTGCCCGCCGACGAGCTGGAACCGCTGCTGCCGCACCATGTTTGGATCGCCGGGCACAACGCCCCGCGGTGGACGCTGGTGTCCGGCGTGGCCGACGGGGTGGAGGCGCTGGTGGCCAGGCTGGAGGCCGACGGCGTGCTGACCCGGCGGCTGCCCGGCGAGTACGCCTTCCACTCGCCGCTGATGCGGGAGTGCCTGGATCGGTTCGCGGCCGAGATGCCCGCGGTGGCGGCGGCCGAGGCGCGAATCCCGTTCTACTCCACCGTTACCGGCGACCGGGTGGACGGCGTCGCGCTCGGCACCGACTACTGGCCGGATCAGGTGCTGCGCCCGGTCGCCTTCGCGGAGGCGACCGGCGCGATGGTCGACGCGGGCGTGGCGACGTTCGTGGAGCTCGGGCCGCATCCGGTGCTCGGCGGGATGGTGAAAAGCGTGCTGCGGCACCGGGATCGGTCCGGTATCGCGGTGCCGTCGCTGGCGCGCGATCTCGACGATCTGGAGGTGCTGCTGTCGTCGGTGGCCGAGCTGCATGTGCGCGGGCACGAGATCGACTGGACGGCACTGGATTCCGGACACAAGCCGGTGGTTCGCCTGCCGCTGTACCCGTTCGAGCGCACCTCGTACCGGCTGGTCGCGGGCGAGCCGCGGATCGAGCAGGCGGCGGTGGCGCAGCGGCACACCGGGCTGTTCGACGACGATGCCGATTTCGTCGCGCCGCGTACCGAATACGAGCAGTTCGTCGCCGAGATGTGGGCGGAGCTGCTGGGGCTGGAGCGGATCGGGGTCTTCGAGAACTTCTTCCGCATCGGCGGGCATTCGCTGCTCGCCACCCGGTTCGTCCGCCGGGTCCGCGAGCTGTTCGACATCGAGTTCCCGCTCCGGCTGGTCTTCGAGGAGCCGACCGTCGCCCGGGTGGCGACGGCGTTGGAGGAGCTGCTCGTCGAGCAGGCCGATGCGTTGTTGGAGAACGAACATGAACTCACCAGCTAG